The following coding sequences are from one Cygnus atratus isolate AKBS03 ecotype Queensland, Australia chromosome 15, CAtr_DNAZoo_HiC_assembly, whole genome shotgun sequence window:
- the UBALD1 gene encoding UBA-like domain-containing protein 1, with product MDELKHQVMINQFVLAAGCAADQAKQLLQAAHWQFETALSAFFQETNIPYSHHHQMMCTPANTPATPPNFPDALTMFSRLKASESFNSSSPVASMATSPPPPAPPLPQHGAFNPAWPAASPPGQQQSMWTPAPPVQPAGWPAAVSQQATAEQKANVTMEAER from the exons atgGACGAGCTCAAGCACCAGGTGATGATCAACCAGTTCGTGCTGGCGGCCGGCTGCGCCGCCGACCAggccaagcagctgctgcaggcggCGCACTGGCAGTTCGAG actgctctcagtgctttttttcaagaaacaaatATCCCCTACAGCCACCACCATCAGATG ATGTGCACTCCCGCCAACACGCCGGCCACGCCGCCCAACTTCCCCGACGCCCTCACCATGTTCTCCCGCCTCAAGGCTTCCGAGAGcttcaacagcagcagccccgtggcCTCCATGGCGacctccccgccgcccccggccccgccgctgccccaGCACGGGGCCTTCAACCCCGCCTGGCCCGCGGCCTCCCCGCccggccagcagcagagcatgtGGACTCCGGCCCCGCCGGTGCAGCCCGCGGGCTGGCCTGCCGCCGTCTCGCAGCAGGCCACGGCAGAACAGAAGGCCAACGTGACCATGGAGGCAGAGAGATGA